A genomic stretch from Antarcticibacterium flavum includes:
- a CDS encoding 3-oxoacyl-ACP synthase III family protein: protein MYQSKIAGLGSYVPENVVTNDDLSKIMDTNDAWIQERTGIKERRHIKKGDGNSTAIMGVKAAKIALERSKINKDDIDLIIFATLSPDYYFPGCGVQVQEMLDIHTCPALDVRNQCSGFIYALSVGDQFIKTGMYKNILVIGSENHSGGLDFTTRGRSVSVIFGDGAGAAVLTRSDHNGQGILSTHLHSEGKHALELSLKGPSTMHWVPEIIEENPQGDDIPYYPYMNGQYVFKHAIQRFSEVILEGLKENGLDLEDIDMLIPHQANLRISQFIQQKLKLGNENVYNNIQKYGNTTAASIPIALTEAWEEGKIKEGDIVVLAAFGSGFTWGSAVIRW from the coding sequence ATGTATCAGTCAAAAATTGCAGGGCTGGGATCTTATGTCCCTGAAAATGTTGTGACCAACGATGATCTTTCTAAAATAATGGATACCAATGATGCCTGGATCCAGGAAAGGACCGGTATTAAGGAACGACGCCATATCAAGAAGGGCGACGGCAATTCTACCGCAATAATGGGAGTGAAAGCCGCAAAAATCGCCCTTGAGCGATCAAAGATCAACAAAGATGATATTGACCTTATAATATTTGCCACCCTTAGTCCAGATTATTATTTCCCCGGCTGTGGGGTACAGGTGCAGGAAATGTTGGATATACATACCTGCCCGGCACTGGATGTGAGGAACCAGTGCAGTGGATTCATATATGCCCTTTCTGTGGGAGATCAATTTATAAAGACAGGGATGTATAAGAACATCCTGGTAATTGGAAGTGAAAACCATAGTGGAGGATTGGATTTCACCACTCGTGGAAGGTCTGTCTCAGTTATTTTTGGAGATGGCGCGGGTGCGGCTGTTTTAACAAGGAGTGACCATAATGGGCAGGGTATCCTTTCCACACACTTACATTCTGAAGGAAAACATGCACTGGAGCTTTCCTTGAAAGGGCCAAGCACTATGCACTGGGTTCCGGAGATCATTGAAGAGAACCCACAGGGGGATGATATTCCTTATTATCCCTATATGAACGGCCAGTATGTATTCAAACACGCCATCCAGCGATTTTCAGAAGTTATACTTGAAGGGCTAAAGGAAAACGGACTGGATTTGGAAGATATCGATATGTTGATCCCACACCAGGCAAATCTCAGGATCTCCCAATTCATTCAGCAAAAGCTGAAGCTGGGGAACGAGAATGTCTATAATAACATTCAGAAATATGGAAATACAACTGCAGCTTCAATTCCTATCGCTTTGACCGAAGCCTGGGAAGAGGGAAAAATTAAGGAAGGGGACATAGTAGTTCTTGCCGCTTTTGGCAGTGGCTTTACCTGGGGAAGCGCAGTTATTCGCTGGTAA
- a CDS encoding outer membrane beta-barrel family protein, producing MKQLLIIISLLTAAISYAAGEPIGRISGNIIDKELKEPIPYATIIINDIDGNLVSGNTSNDDGTFVIDKIEAGDYIFQVQFIGYKTFSREISISRSNSTVDVGQIALEPEIAALDDVMVVAERSTIEQRIDRKVINVGKDLTTTGATAAEIMNNVPSVNVDQDGNISLRGNSNVRVLVDGKPTNMDPAQLLRQIPSTSIKSIELITNPSAKYNPEGMSGIINIVLHKNANEGFNGNLNTGVTRGENTRFNGTLDMNYRKGKVNFFGNLGTQFGESFNLGRITLPEEDLLQAFDLINERKSLFYKVGMDFYLDDRNTISFYTNQNHFEGGPRGAMRLIFSDPSLNLTQNLDLNFDNINASYNFVYDHKFKKEDHKIQLEVNYNDFDEDENSFFSYTGNTGDFESYRDHLKETRKDLTSNLDYTLPLGETGKLEMGAEARLLETDNKFTTTSTWLEDAEYQYLRDIYSFYTTYGQTFEKWSYQLGARLENFTVDAILNNITVFQDEYFNIYPSGFLNFTPNEKNSYQLSYSRRVDRPGFGQVSPIREVSTPRLTVMGNPSLDPQFTDSMEFNYTRNFNGKGSITAGVFYRNINDFINQVIFEDPNEPGSLILMFDNFDDNNSYGLELSANYKFTTWWSTNSSFEVYSQKQKGLVGTEYIEIDNTAFTFRTNHSFKASERLTFQLFGFYRSPAQNLQMDMKPLYFMNAGARYSLLDNKATLSLNFNDIFNTQEFRFDNGRPIPQEGRFNNETQTVYLGFSYRFGGGKNSALKRKNRDSNEAQGGGIF from the coding sequence ATGAAACAGTTATTAATCATCATCAGTTTACTTACGGCAGCAATAAGTTACGCTGCCGGCGAGCCCATTGGGAGAATTTCAGGGAATATTATTGATAAGGAATTGAAAGAACCTATCCCCTATGCTACTATTATAATCAATGATATAGATGGAAACCTGGTTTCCGGGAACACTTCCAATGATGACGGGACCTTTGTCATTGATAAAATTGAGGCGGGAGATTATATCTTCCAGGTGCAGTTCATAGGTTATAAAACCTTTAGCAGGGAAATTTCCATAAGCAGGAGCAACAGCACTGTAGATGTAGGCCAAATAGCCCTTGAACCCGAAATTGCAGCGCTGGATGACGTTATGGTGGTGGCAGAGCGTTCCACCATTGAGCAACGCATTGACCGTAAAGTTATTAATGTTGGTAAAGACCTTACTACCACCGGAGCTACGGCTGCAGAGATCATGAACAATGTCCCCTCTGTGAATGTAGACCAGGATGGTAACATTTCCTTGCGTGGGAATAGTAATGTACGCGTGCTCGTAGATGGTAAACCCACCAATATGGACCCGGCACAGCTTTTAAGACAAATCCCTTCTACTTCTATTAAAAGTATCGAACTTATCACAAACCCATCTGCCAAGTACAATCCTGAAGGAATGAGCGGTATTATCAACATTGTGCTGCATAAAAATGCGAACGAAGGTTTTAACGGGAATCTAAATACCGGGGTGACAAGAGGTGAAAATACGCGGTTTAACGGGACTTTGGATATGAATTACCGCAAAGGCAAGGTGAATTTCTTTGGAAACCTTGGAACCCAATTTGGGGAAAGTTTCAACCTGGGAAGGATCACCCTTCCCGAGGAAGATCTACTACAGGCATTTGATCTAATAAATGAAAGAAAATCCCTGTTCTATAAAGTAGGTATGGATTTCTACCTCGATGACAGGAATACCATCTCTTTCTATACCAATCAAAATCACTTTGAGGGTGGGCCAAGAGGTGCGATGAGGCTTATTTTTTCTGATCCATCCCTTAACTTAACCCAAAACCTTGATCTTAACTTTGATAATATAAATGCCAGCTATAACTTCGTTTACGACCACAAATTCAAAAAAGAGGACCATAAGATACAGCTGGAAGTAAATTACAACGATTTTGATGAAGATGAGAATTCATTTTTCAGCTACACAGGAAACACAGGTGATTTTGAATCTTATAGAGACCATTTAAAAGAAACCCGCAAGGATCTCACCTCCAACCTGGATTACACCCTGCCACTGGGAGAGACAGGGAAACTGGAAATGGGAGCTGAGGCCCGCCTACTGGAAACCGATAATAAATTCACCACCACCAGTACCTGGCTGGAGGACGCAGAGTACCAGTATCTAAGGGATATCTATTCTTTCTATACCACCTATGGGCAAACATTTGAAAAATGGTCATATCAACTAGGTGCGCGTCTGGAAAATTTCACGGTAGATGCAATTCTCAACAACATTACAGTATTCCAGGATGAATATTTCAATATTTATCCAAGCGGTTTCCTGAATTTTACTCCAAACGAGAAAAATTCCTATCAATTAAGTTACAGCCGCAGGGTAGACAGGCCGGGGTTTGGCCAGGTAAGTCCTATAAGGGAAGTTAGTACTCCCCGCCTTACTGTAATGGGTAATCCAAGCCTTGACCCACAATTTACCGACTCTATGGAATTCAACTATACAAGGAATTTCAATGGAAAGGGTAGTATTACTGCAGGAGTTTTCTACAGGAATATCAATGATTTTATTAACCAGGTGATCTTTGAAGATCCTAATGAGCCAGGCTCCCTTATCCTTATGTTTGACAATTTTGATGATAACAACTCCTACGGTCTTGAGCTCTCTGCCAATTATAAATTCACGACCTGGTGGAGTACTAATTCAAGCTTCGAGGTCTACAGCCAGAAGCAAAAAGGATTGGTGGGGACTGAATATATTGAGATTGACAACACCGCCTTTACCTTCAGGACAAATCACAGCTTTAAAGCATCTGAGAGGCTCACATTCCAATTATTCGGATTTTACAGGAGCCCGGCGCAAAATCTCCAAATGGACATGAAACCATTGTATTTCATGAATGCAGGAGCTAGATATTCCCTGCTGGACAATAAAGCAACCCTAAGTTTGAATTTCAACGACATATTCAACACCCAGGAATTTCGCTTTGATAATGGCAGGCCCATACCGCAGGAAGGAAGGTTTAATAATGAGACCCAAACTGTATACCTTGGCTTTTCCTACAGGTTTGGTGGCGGGAAGAACTCTGCCCTTAAAAGAAAGAACCGGGATTCCAATGAGGCCCAGGGCGGCGGGATCTTCTAA
- a CDS encoding CoA-binding protein yields the protein MEKKTLVLGASLKPSRYSNIAIKRLVSYGHPVAAVGLRRGEVAGVAITNEMEPFQDVDTVTLYLNPQRQQEYYDYILSLQPDRVIFNPGTENPELYTLLRENNIEIEVACTLVMLSTNQY from the coding sequence ATGGAAAAGAAAACTTTGGTTTTGGGGGCGTCCCTAAAACCTTCAAGATATTCGAATATCGCTATAAAAAGGCTGGTTTCGTATGGCCATCCTGTAGCAGCTGTAGGCCTAAGAAGGGGAGAGGTTGCAGGAGTGGCAATTACCAATGAGATGGAGCCTTTTCAGGACGTTGATACCGTTACTCTCTACCTCAATCCACAAAGACAGCAGGAGTATTATGATTATATACTTTCCCTGCAGCCCGATAGGGTGATCTTTAATCCAGGTACAGAAAATCCGGAATTATACACCCTCCTTAGAGAGAACAACATCGAGATCGAGGTCGCCTGCACGCTGGTCATGCTTTCTACGAATCAATACTAG
- a CDS encoding sodium:solute symporter, with protein MQPYQILLLIAGYFGVLILISILTNRGGSNEEFFKANRQSPWYLVAFGMIGASLSGITFISIPGTVAEQGFSYFQVVLGYTVGYAVIGQVLLPLYYRLNLTSIYTYLDTRFGNSSYKTGASFFLLSRVVGSSFRLFLVANVLQLIIFDAMGVPFYITVTLTILLIWLYTFKSGINTIVWTDTLQTLFMLVALGATTIYISNDLGISATNIMGYIADSDMSKMFFFDDWKSRDYFFKQFISGAFIAIVMTGLDQDMMQKNLTCRNLGDAQKNMFWFTIILTIANFMFLALGLLLTDYAEVAGITAQKDDLFPAIATSGDLGMAVAVLFILGLIAAAYSSADSALTALTTSFSIDILEIEKKYDQKEQVRIRKQIHVGISLLLILVMLVFKYAIEDKSVINKLFEFAGYTYGPLLALYSFGLFTKWQIKDKWVPWIAMASPVLSYLISINSLQWFGFEFGFFILILNALITFTGLVLIRRKHDQRAGDLDLDVVLSKEGV; from the coding sequence ATGCAGCCTTACCAAATACTACTGCTTATTGCAGGCTACTTCGGCGTATTGATCCTTATTTCCATTTTGACGAACAGGGGCGGTTCCAATGAGGAATTCTTTAAGGCAAACCGGCAATCTCCCTGGTACCTGGTAGCTTTTGGGATGATAGGCGCCTCCTTAAGCGGGATTACCTTTATATCTATTCCGGGAACAGTAGCCGAGCAGGGCTTTAGCTATTTCCAGGTTGTGCTTGGCTATACGGTTGGTTACGCGGTCATAGGCCAGGTATTGCTACCGCTCTATTACCGGCTTAACCTTACTTCCATCTATACTTATCTCGATACCAGGTTTGGCAACTCCTCATATAAGACAGGAGCTTCGTTTTTCCTGCTGTCCCGGGTAGTGGGATCGAGTTTCAGGCTTTTCCTGGTGGCCAATGTGCTGCAGCTTATCATCTTTGATGCCATGGGAGTGCCATTTTATATTACTGTTACACTTACCATCCTTCTTATTTGGCTTTATACCTTTAAAAGCGGAATTAACACCATTGTATGGACAGACACCCTGCAAACCCTCTTCATGCTGGTTGCCCTTGGGGCCACAACAATTTATATTTCTAATGATCTGGGGATCTCTGCCACTAATATTATGGGCTATATTGCCGATAGTGATATGTCCAAAATGTTCTTTTTCGATGACTGGAAAAGCAGGGATTATTTTTTCAAGCAGTTTATCTCCGGGGCCTTTATTGCTATTGTCATGACCGGACTGGACCAGGATATGATGCAAAAGAACCTAACCTGCAGGAACCTGGGAGACGCTCAAAAAAATATGTTCTGGTTTACCATTATCCTTACCATTGCCAATTTTATGTTCCTCGCACTTGGTTTATTGCTAACTGATTATGCTGAAGTTGCCGGCATCACAGCCCAAAAAGATGATCTCTTCCCGGCAATTGCGACAAGCGGGGACCTGGGAATGGCCGTGGCGGTATTGTTTATACTTGGCCTTATCGCCGCTGCATATTCCAGTGCAGACAGTGCCCTTACTGCTCTAACTACCTCTTTTAGTATTGATATTCTGGAAATTGAAAAGAAATATGATCAAAAGGAGCAGGTGCGAATAAGGAAACAAATTCACGTTGGCATCTCCCTCTTGCTTATCCTCGTAATGCTGGTCTTTAAATATGCAATTGAAGACAAAAGCGTGATCAATAAACTTTTTGAGTTTGCAGGCTACACCTATGGCCCTCTCCTTGCATTATATTCATTCGGCCTTTTTACTAAATGGCAAATAAAGGATAAATGGGTTCCCTGGATCGCGATGGCGTCCCCGGTGCTTTCTTACCTCATAAGCATTAATAGCCTGCAGTGGTTTGGTTTTGAATTTGGTTTCTTTATCCTTATCCTTAACGCGCTTATAACCTTTACCGGGCTAGTATTGATTCGTAGAAAGCATGACCAGCGTGCAGGCGACCTCGATCTCGATGTTGTTCTCTCTAAGGAGGGTGTATAA
- a CDS encoding dihydrolipoamide acetyltransferase family protein, with the protein MAKFELKLPKMGESVAEATITTWLKEVGDTIEADEAVLEIATDKVDSEVPSEVDGKLIEKLFEPDDVVQVGQTIAIIETEGDEAGDDTAATEDAAPMVKEVEETVTSATEAVSGSTEDFSGSDRFYSPLVKNIAKKEGISLEELEQLEGSGKDGRVTKNDILSYVENRGDAPKKAASKGESIDTEKLEPVVKKQPAAVSVNGEDEIIEMSRMGKMIAHHMVESAQTSAHVQSFIEVDVTNIWNWRNKHKDSFAKREGEKLTFTPIFMEAVAKAIKDFPLINISVSGDKIIKRKNINLGMAAALPDGNLIVPVIKNADRLNLVGLAREVNDLANRARQNKLKPDDIQGGTYTVTNVGTFGSVMGTPIINQPQVAILALGAIRKVPAVIETPEGDFIGIRHKMFLSHSYDHRVVNGALGGQFVQRVAQYLEDFDVNRTV; encoded by the coding sequence ATGGCAAAGTTTGAACTAAAATTGCCCAAAATGGGTGAAAGTGTTGCAGAGGCAACTATTACAACCTGGTTAAAAGAAGTAGGCGATACCATTGAGGCAGATGAGGCAGTACTGGAAATTGCTACAGATAAGGTAGATAGTGAAGTTCCCAGTGAGGTCGATGGAAAATTGATCGAAAAACTTTTTGAACCCGATGATGTGGTGCAGGTAGGGCAAACCATAGCCATTATTGAGACTGAAGGTGATGAAGCCGGTGATGATACAGCAGCAACAGAAGATGCAGCACCTATGGTGAAAGAAGTTGAGGAAACCGTTACCTCTGCAACAGAAGCCGTCTCTGGTTCAACTGAGGATTTCTCAGGATCTGATAGATTTTACTCACCTCTGGTTAAGAACATTGCCAAGAAAGAAGGTATTTCCTTAGAGGAGCTGGAGCAGCTGGAAGGAAGCGGAAAAGACGGCAGGGTGACCAAAAATGATATCCTTTCATATGTAGAGAATCGTGGTGATGCTCCTAAAAAGGCAGCTTCAAAAGGTGAAAGCATAGATACCGAAAAGCTTGAGCCTGTGGTGAAAAAGCAACCGGCTGCTGTAAGTGTGAACGGGGAAGATGAGATAATTGAAATGAGCCGAATGGGTAAAATGATCGCACACCACATGGTGGAGAGCGCACAAACATCTGCCCACGTACAGTCATTTATTGAAGTTGACGTAACCAATATTTGGAACTGGAGGAATAAGCATAAAGACTCCTTTGCAAAACGTGAAGGAGAGAAACTCACCTTTACTCCAATCTTTATGGAGGCGGTTGCAAAAGCTATTAAAGATTTCCCACTTATTAATATATCTGTGAGTGGTGATAAGATCATAAAAAGAAAGAATATCAACCTTGGAATGGCAGCCGCCCTTCCTGATGGTAACCTTATAGTGCCTGTAATTAAGAATGCAGACAGGCTTAACCTGGTAGGTCTTGCCAGGGAAGTAAATGACCTTGCAAACCGCGCAAGACAGAATAAATTAAAACCAGATGATATCCAGGGCGGTACCTATACCGTCACCAATGTAGGAACTTTTGGAAGTGTTATGGGTACTCCAATCATCAACCAGCCCCAGGTAGCAATTCTTGCTTTGGGTGCAATAAGGAAGGTGCCGGCGGTAATCGAAACCCCGGAGGGTGATTTTATAGGCATACGCCACAAGATGTTCCTTTCCCACAGCTACGACCACCGCGTAGTAAATGGTGCCCTTGGAGGACAATTCGTCCAGAGAGTAGCACAATACCTGGAAGATTTTGATGTGAACAGGACCGTTTAG
- a CDS encoding IS110 family RNA-guided transposase — protein sequence MKKIRTHAAGIDIGARKIFVGLEGKDVKSFDTFTEDLENAASYLLENNVDTVAMETTGVYWIILYDILQTQGLDVWLVDGRSTKQVPGRKTDVKDCQWIQQLHSYGLLNRCFVAEDLIQELRSYQRLREDHIRSAAMHVNHMQKALTMMNIRLKEVLSQVHGSSGLKIIRAILAGERNPDILVEMCHSSVLKTKRELIVKSLKGHYNEAGLFALEQAVTCYDFYQEQIVRCDRKLEGVLQKMSSNEPPQNNPKSPRKPIRHHKPEIKNMGNYLLRIFHNKDATVLPGITDYNWLQLLSEVGTDLQKWKTEKHFTSWLGLAPKQHHSGKMRKNYKSKGQPKAGLIFKQAAHSLLNSKNITLGAFGHKIRARKGPSLAIKAVARKLAELYWKLFVKGLTYVEEGIKAYQEKLLLNKQKSLFKMAKEMGVVISYNTAT from the coding sequence ATGAAAAAAATTAGAACACATGCCGCGGGTATTGATATAGGTGCCCGAAAAATTTTTGTTGGACTGGAAGGTAAAGATGTGAAAAGCTTCGACACCTTTACGGAGGATTTGGAAAATGCAGCATCTTACTTACTTGAAAACAATGTAGACACTGTTGCTATGGAAACCACTGGTGTTTATTGGATAATCCTGTATGATATCCTTCAGACACAAGGACTTGATGTGTGGCTGGTAGATGGTAGAAGTACCAAACAGGTGCCAGGCAGGAAAACTGATGTAAAGGATTGTCAGTGGATACAGCAGCTGCATAGTTATGGGTTATTAAACAGGTGTTTTGTAGCAGAAGACCTGATTCAGGAACTACGGAGTTATCAGCGCCTGCGAGAAGATCATATTCGTAGCGCCGCGATGCATGTCAACCACATGCAAAAGGCTCTCACGATGATGAATATACGCTTAAAGGAGGTTCTGAGTCAGGTGCATGGATCAAGCGGTTTGAAGATCATCAGGGCTATTTTAGCTGGAGAAAGAAATCCTGATATTTTAGTTGAAATGTGCCATAGCAGTGTTTTAAAAACAAAAAGAGAACTAATAGTAAAATCTTTAAAAGGTCATTATAACGAGGCGGGGCTTTTTGCTTTAGAACAGGCGGTTACTTGCTACGACTTCTACCAGGAACAAATAGTTCGCTGTGACAGGAAACTGGAAGGAGTGCTTCAAAAGATGAGCTCCAATGAGCCCCCGCAAAATAATCCAAAGTCTCCTAGAAAGCCTATAAGACACCACAAACCGGAAATAAAAAATATGGGTAATTACCTGTTAAGGATATTCCATAATAAAGATGCGACCGTCTTACCCGGCATCACCGACTATAACTGGTTACAATTGTTGTCTGAAGTTGGTACTGATCTGCAAAAATGGAAAACAGAAAAACATTTTACTTCGTGGCTTGGTCTGGCACCCAAACAGCATCACTCCGGCAAAATGAGGAAAAACTATAAATCTAAAGGCCAACCCAAGGCTGGACTAATATTTAAACAAGCTGCCCATAGTCTGCTTAACAGCAAGAATATTACTCTTGGAGCCTTCGGTCACAAGATTAGAGCAAGAAAAGGTCCGTCGCTCGCTATTAAAGCAGTAGCAAGAAAACTGGCTGAATTATACTGGAAATTATTTGTAAAAGGATTAACCTATGTAGAAGAGGGAATTAAAGCTTATCAGGAAAAATTATTGCTTAATAAGCAAAAAAGCCTGTTCAAAATGGCTAAAGAAATGGGAGTGGTAATCAGCTATAATACAGCAACTTAG
- a CDS encoding 3'-5' exonuclease, translating to MELKLTRPICFFDLETTGTNLAKDRIVEIAILKVYPNGNKESKTWLVNPEMDIPAEVVAIHGISNEKVAGEPTFKELAPRVHEMIKGCDLGGYNSNRFDIPLLVEELLRAGIDFEMKSTHSVDVQTIFHKMEQRTLSAAYQFYCGKNLEDAHSAEADTLATYEVLKSQIQKYEELENDVASLAQFSARKKFADFAGFIAYDKTGAEVFAFGKYKGKNVEKVLEEEPGYFGWIQNADFPLYTKRVLTSIKLRKLNTKLK from the coding sequence ATGGAGTTAAAACTTACCAGGCCAATTTGTTTTTTTGATCTTGAAACAACAGGAACAAACCTGGCAAAGGACAGGATTGTCGAAATTGCAATCCTTAAGGTGTATCCTAATGGTAACAAGGAGAGTAAGACCTGGCTGGTGAATCCAGAAATGGATATTCCTGCAGAGGTGGTAGCTATTCACGGGATCTCCAATGAAAAGGTGGCCGGTGAACCTACTTTTAAGGAACTTGCTCCCCGTGTTCACGAAATGATCAAAGGCTGTGATCTGGGCGGTTATAACTCCAACAGGTTTGATATACCGCTTTTGGTGGAAGAATTACTGCGGGCGGGAATTGATTTTGAGATGAAGTCAACCCACTCTGTAGACGTTCAAACCATTTTTCACAAGATGGAACAACGTACCCTTTCTGCCGCCTATCAATTCTACTGCGGAAAGAATCTCGAGGATGCCCATTCTGCTGAAGCAGATACCCTGGCGACCTACGAGGTGCTGAAATCCCAGATCCAGAAATATGAGGAGCTTGAGAATGATGTAGCCTCCCTGGCCCAGTTTAGCGCAAGAAAAAAGTTTGCAGATTTTGCCGGCTTTATCGCCTATGATAAGACCGGGGCAGAGGTCTTTGCTTTCGGGAAATATAAAGGGAAGAATGTGGAGAAGGTATTGGAGGAGGAGCCGGGCTATTTCGGCTGGATCCAGAATGCCGATTTCCCTCTTTATACAAAACGGGTGCTTACCTCCATCAAACTGCGAAAACTAAATACCAAACTCAAATAG
- a CDS encoding fumarylacetoacetate hydrolase family protein, producing the protein MKIICIGRNYSEHISELKNEKPVDPVIFMKPDTAILLKKQPFFIPDFSEDIHYEVEVLVRINKVGKYIQEKFAHKYYDEIGLGIDFTARDLQQKLKEKGLPWEKAKAFDGSALIGEKWLDKNSFSNINNINFSLQRNEEPVQMGNTGDMLWKVDEIIAYVSQFFTLKIGDIIFTGTPKGVGKVEVNDRLTGFIEGQQLFSINVK; encoded by the coding sequence ATGAAAATAATTTGCATTGGTAGGAATTATTCTGAACATATTTCTGAACTAAAAAATGAAAAGCCAGTGGACCCGGTGATCTTCATGAAACCCGACACGGCAATCCTGCTTAAAAAACAGCCTTTCTTCATCCCAGATTTTTCAGAAGATATACATTACGAGGTGGAAGTGCTGGTTAGAATCAATAAAGTGGGGAAATATATACAGGAAAAATTTGCCCATAAATATTATGATGAGATTGGCCTGGGGATAGACTTTACAGCAAGGGACCTTCAGCAAAAATTAAAAGAAAAGGGACTTCCCTGGGAAAAGGCAAAGGCTTTTGACGGCTCTGCATTGATAGGTGAAAAATGGTTGGATAAAAATTCCTTCAGCAATATAAATAATATTAACTTTAGCCTGCAAAGGAATGAAGAGCCCGTGCAAATGGGGAATACCGGGGATATGTTATGGAAAGTCGATGAGATCATTGCGTACGTATCTCAATTCTTCACCCTTAAGATTGGAGATATAATTTTTACCGGCACGCCTAAGGGTGTAGGTAAAGTAGAGGTTAATGACCGCCTTACAGGATTCATTGAAGGCCAGCAACTTTTTTCAATAAACGTAAAATAG
- a CDS encoding Hpt domain-containing protein: MNNYYDLKDVREMAGEDDDFVKVIVQTFLEEIPPDVASMSQAIDNGNPSLAYQYAHKMKPNLQLFGLNLMDQILTIEAWSRGAAKEATAVTAGREIATKVGLAEQELRNDFGL, translated from the coding sequence ATGAACAACTACTACGATTTAAAGGACGTGCGGGAAATGGCAGGGGAAGACGATGATTTCGTTAAGGTGATCGTGCAAACTTTTTTAGAGGAGATCCCTCCAGATGTGGCTTCCATGAGCCAGGCGATAGACAATGGAAACCCTTCCCTGGCATACCAGTATGCTCATAAAATGAAACCCAATCTCCAGCTCTTTGGCTTAAATCTTATGGACCAGATCCTCACAATAGAAGCCTGGTCCAGGGGGGCAGCGAAGGAGGCAACTGCTGTGACGGCGGGCAGGGAGATCGCTACTAAAGTAGGCCTGGCCGAACAAGAGCTAAGAAATGATTTTGGGTTGTAA